Within the Paenibacillus antri genome, the region CCATTGCGCCGGACATCTTGGAACAAGCGATCCTCCTGCGCCGCGAGGTGCCAGGACGAAGTGTCGCCCAGATCATTCAGATTATGGAATGGGAAGGACAAATTCAGCCCGGCGAGGTCAAGCGGAGCACGCTGCAAGAGAAGCTTACGGCACATGGGTACAGTACTCGCCATATGCGGATGTACGCAGAATCCGGCGTCGCTTCCCGGCGCTTCCAGCAGAAGCATCGAAATCGCCTGTGGCATTCCGACCTGAAATACGGTCCGTACTTACCCATCGGACCGGGCGGCGCGATGAAACAGGTGTTTCTCGTGACGTTCATCGACGACGCGACGCGGTTCGTGCTCCACGGTGAGTTCTATCCGGTTATGGACAAGACCATCGTCGAAGACTGCTATCGCAGAGCCATACAGAAGTACGGCGCACCGGATGCGGTATACTTCGACAACGGGAAGCAATACCGCACGAAGTGGATGACGCGGGCGTGCTCCAAGCTCGGAATCCGTCTTCTCTTTGCCAAGCCGTATTCGCCGGAATCAACGGGTTATGGAAAGCTAGCCGTTATGTAAAGTTGTTGTCGAAAAAGCGTGTGGGATGAGCTTTAATGTCTTAATTGGCTTTACATAACGTTCCGATCTAATTGATAGGCAGAAGATGCCCATCAACGATTGGAGGTTAGCCCATGGAAACAAAAAGTCACATGACAGTAGCGGATCTTATTCATGTAACAAGAAACGAATTACAAAAGAGCAGGTATACTGAGTTCTCCATGCAAGGAGTGGAAAGGACTTGGAGGAACTTAGAAGAGTACCTTCGAGTCAAGGGAATTAACATATTCAATCGCGAGATAGGAATGTCCTTTCTAGAAGATCGCTACCATTATTCAGCAAATCCGAAATCTACTGCAAACGAGGACCGCTTGCGTGCCATTCATTTGCTTACGGATTTCCAGGCACATGAACGAGCCTTTATTCGTAGGCAAAGCAAGCAAACGGAGTTCGCCGAACCTTTCCAGACCGTCTTCCGCGATTTCATGGATTTCCGCAAACTATCCGGAATCTCCAAACGAACGCTTGAATCCTATGCCATTTATTTGGAGAGGTTCTCCGAATATTTATTGAACCATTCCGTAAACCATATAAGCGAAATCGACGTCCCTCATATCCATGGATTTATTCAGGCTACTGCTGCGACTCACCGCACAGCTACTGTTTATTGCACTTCCGGCGTATTACGTGTGCTGTTTCGTTTTCTTTATGAGCAACGGCTCCACCCCAAAAACCTTGCTCTGCTTGTCCCCAGCGTGAAATGCAGTAAAAAATCCAAAGTGCCCTCTGCTTATTCTCAGGAAGAAATCCGTAATCTTCTCTCTGTCGTTGACCGTGGCAATCCCAAAGGAAAACGTGATTATGCACTATTATTAATCGCTATTCGGCTCGGTCTACGAGCGTCGGATATTTGCGGATTAACTTTCGAAAACTTGAAATGGGAGTCTAACACCATTGAGCTTCGGCAGGAAAAAACGGGTGCTATGTTAGTCCTTCCCCTCTTCAACGATGTGGGTGAAGCGCTCATCGATTACATTAAGTATGGCCGTCCGCCGGTTCAAGACCGCGAGATCTTTCTTCGCATGTCCGCCCCGATAGGCCGAATGTCGTACCCAACATTGCATAGCATTGTAACCCACTATTTGAATAAAGCTGGTGTACCTATACCCGCTGGAAAGAAGCATGGTCCGCATTCTTTACGCCATAGCTTGGCAAGTGCACTGCTTCACAACAACACTCCAATGCCCGTTATATCTGAAATATTGGGACATACCGATACGGAGTCAACTTCTGTCTACCTGAAAATTGACATCCTTAACTTACGAGACTATGCGTTGGATGTCCCGCCACTGCAAGTGATTTCGATGGGGGGTGTCGTGGTTTGAAGGCCTTAATCGGGACTTTTGCCGCTTTGCTTTCGGAATTTGTTGCCCATAAAATTTCTCTCGGATTCAAATATGAAAATGAAGCTGACGAGTTATACCGTTTTTCAAAGTTCACCACTACCTTTGAATTGGCAGAGCCCATCTTAACCAAGGAGTTGGTTCAAGCCTGGTGTGCAATGCGCCCGGGTGAAGGAGCCAGTAACAACCGTCGAAGAGCCTACCCTGTAAGGCAATTTGGAATTTATTTGACTAGCTTGGGCCATGATGCGTTCATCGCTTCTCCCGATGCCAGGGCACGGTCCTACACATTTATTCCGTACATATTTACAACGAGCGAGGTGGAACGGATTTTCGCAAATAGCGACCAACTCTGCCCCAGCCGGTTTTCAACGCTTCCACTCGTAATGCCTGTTATTCTTCGGCTGTTATACGGTTGTGGTCTTCGAATCTCGGAAGCGGTCCATTTACAAAACAAACATGTAGACTTACAGAATGGAATTTTGGAGATTAAGAACAGCAAGTTTGGTAAGGACCGACTAGTTGCAATGTCTGAGTCTATGAGCCAAATTTGTCGGCTGTATTACCAGATGCTTCATAAGCATTCTACATTAGATGATTACTTCTTCATGAAGGCAGATAGGAAACCCATTACGCCAGATAATGTGTACCGAAGATTTCGTGAAATCCTATGGGAGAGTGGCATCTCCCATGGAGGTAAGGGGAACGGACCACGAGTGCATGACTTAAGGCATACTTTTGCCGTTCATGCCTTAAGCCGTG harbors:
- a CDS encoding site-specific integrase, whose amino-acid sequence is METKSHMTVADLIHVTRNELQKSRYTEFSMQGVERTWRNLEEYLRVKGINIFNREIGMSFLEDRYHYSANPKSTANEDRLRAIHLLTDFQAHERAFIRRQSKQTEFAEPFQTVFRDFMDFRKLSGISKRTLESYAIYLERFSEYLLNHSVNHISEIDVPHIHGFIQATAATHRTATVYCTSGVLRVLFRFLYEQRLHPKNLALLVPSVKCSKKSKVPSAYSQEEIRNLLSVVDRGNPKGKRDYALLLIAIRLGLRASDICGLTFENLKWESNTIELRQEKTGAMLVLPLFNDVGEALIDYIKYGRPPVQDREIFLRMSAPIGRMSYPTLHSIVTHYLNKAGVPIPAGKKHGPHSLRHSLASALLHNNTPMPVISEILGHTDTESTSVYLKIDILNLRDYALDVPPLQVISMGGVVV
- a CDS encoding tyrosine-type recombinase/integrase; translated protein: MKALIGTFAALLSEFVAHKISLGFKYENEADELYRFSKFTTTFELAEPILTKELVQAWCAMRPGEGASNNRRRAYPVRQFGIYLTSLGHDAFIASPDARARSYTFIPYIFTTSEVERIFANSDQLCPSRFSTLPLVMPVILRLLYGCGLRISEAVHLQNKHVDLQNGILEIKNSKFGKDRLVAMSESMSQICRLYYQMLHKHSTLDDYFFMKADRKPITPDNVYRRFREILWESGISHGGKGNGPRVHDLRHTFAVHALSRAVNKGTDVYCALPILSTYLGHASVAATEHYVRLTADAFPDIRAALEQYCGHVIPEVKWDETN